aacacaaattaggttttccttgaacaaatattatatatatatatatatatatatcatttctCAACAGATTATAGTAATTCCCCAGCATTTGATGGTAAATTAATCAAAAGAAATTTTCTAGCATATTAATTTAATAAGTTTACTCTCTCGAGAGGTAGAGATCAATGCTAGGGTTTCTTGGCGGCGTTCTGAAAATTTTGGGCAAAGGGTTTGGATTTTCTGCTCTCTCTGCCTACCTTGTGGATGACGGCGGCAGTGGAAGGTGTCTTTGTCGCCGTAAGGTTGTGTGATAGGAACAAGGTGTTCCTCTGGTTGTCTTTGCTGGCACGTCGGCCACTGTTGCTGGTGACGGTGGAGAGGTTACGGTTGTGTTCACACAAATGGGGGGTGTTGGAATCAGATCCAGATGGGATTAAATGGTGATGCCGGAAGTGCCGCTCCGGATTGGAATCTTTCGTGCTCTAGATCAGTTCAAACGCGTGAGGCTGGGGCTGTGGGATTCTCTAATGGCGACGACGGCCGGATTCTGGGTTGGGACGGCGCTGGAGGACCAAATGCGGGCAGCGGTGCGGTGATAATGGTCACTGCAGTTTTGGCCTTTTGGGTGCCCTTGGCAGAAATACTTTGGTCTGGGCCTTTCTTTGGGCTTGGGTGTCATTTCTAAATAGGGTTTGGCctgttatttttaattttattttctattttttcaagATGGATGGAGAATTTGCGACCTCTCTACTTGCTTAGACGAGATGTTGCCAAGGCTAGTCACACCATTTGTGATTCATTTTATATGGTTATACCCATGGGTAGTGTTGGCTAGATTTTGGATGCGCTTCATAAATAGGACTCTAAAAGGTTGAACTGCTTATGTAATAGCTTTTTTTGTCAGCCCCACTGGGGTAGGTCGTTATGTAGCTTCGCTGAACTAAAAATGAATTGACAACTTGCTTTaaaaaaacaatgaaatttTTATCGAACATATTAGCATAGACAATACCAAAGTGAATGACAAAATCTAAAGTTAGTAGGGTAAAGTCATCATCTTGTATTGCCCACCTAAGAGCAAATGCACTACAACCTCTTAATCAgcccaaaataaaataaaatccatgCACCGCATGGGTTATTGCCCGATTAAAAGCCTAATCGACCAAGCACACTGACAGCTTTTGCCTCTTGATCTGGTCGACCAATTCAGTGGGACCTGTGTAATTAAAGTATATGAAACACTTTATTTTATCTGCCAGCTTTTTCTCTTCCCACTTTTGACCTTgctacaaagaagaagaagacagaaacagagaagaaggggaagaagaaagagaagcagaAGCAAGGGCAAAactgagaagaaaagaatgtaCTCTGCAGCAGATGGAAGTCTTGCCTTATAGGGGTGCACCAAAATAATGAAAGGCAAAGGCAAAATCAATGAATAGTGCATAATTAGGAGGCAAAACCTCTCCTTTTGCCTTTGCCATTTGCCTGATGaggtgcacttgctctaaggGAGGAATCAAAACGACCTGTTAGTTTGATATGCAATTCAGGATTTTCCTAGGGAGATGTTGTGAAGGAATTGAAATGCACGTAATAGTTAGTTTTCTCGCTGTACAATTATCCTTATGCTACTATTAATAATAACGGACGTGAGTATGAGTTTCCCAGTtaagctgggttccaaaccctttttcaaaaaaaaaaaaaaaagattctccATCCATTCAATCATGGACCTACAAGATAGGGCAGGGACACATACTAGCTATTTCACATAATATAAGCtggattttgttttttgtttttttttttagagaagaaTTGCAAAATCTTAAGCAATATTTGGACAATTTACATCGGATAACCAAGATGGTTCATATCATCTATCCAAACCAAAAAACAAGAGACAAAATCTCAATTTTACCTAATGCATTTGTTATCTGATTACATTTTCTGGAAGTATATGTACATTGAAGAAGCAAAAAATCCCCACTTCTTCTATTGAAGCTCATCGACAGTCCAGTATGATTCCTCACTCTAACTCTGTTATATTCTCCTCTGCATCCATTTCTAGTATTAGCTAGCATAACGAAAACCAGCCTGATTAAGAGAGCTTGTAGCTAGATCCAACGCAGCAGCGCAGCGTACAACTCAGTAGCCTTGGGGCTGCAATGTCCCTTCATCCCTTTCAAAACTGCGAACAACAATTTCCCATTTTCATTGCGCATGCAACAGCACATCCACATTAGCTTATATAAAAATGGAAACGAAGTTTTTCATCGATCGAGGATAGTAGTATTTTACGACTTGCTTCAGTATTCCACTATAATctctttgtttgatttctgtATTGACATAAAGCAGTGAAGATATTATCCCAAGTAACTACATAAAGTACGTTCTTAGAAAATATTTTATGGGCCGGAGAGCATCTACTGACCTACCTTAAGGAGAGCATGTGATTCAATTTAATTATCACCTACCAAATACTGTCATGCCTATCTCGATCAATTAATATTGAATCCTTTACAAGCTAGCCCAGAGTGTTTCTTACTGTCTAATACTGTTGAAGTCTTGAAGAGAACGATCGGTATAAGCATGCCAAAGATCTAGAAACAGCACAAATTAATGTGTTAATAAGGGAAAGTGGTAAAGGACTGAGGGGTAAGTAGGGAATTATGCAGCAGAGCCATGTGACTTTTCTTTTGCAGGTTCGATCCGGTTCTGATCCATATCTATAAACCTGAATATGAATTTATGGGACTACGTACCCTTGCTTGATCACGAGGGTAGAATCCATGGAGGGCCGGGCGACCATTCCCACAGTGCTAGACATAATTACAACTTCACATTTTCGATGAGTAGTCTCAAACTCAATCGGGAATGTGTAAAGCAAAACATTATAGATTATATTGGAAATACTGCCGACAAAGTCATACATGCACGTACGTACATTCAAGTTTTCTTCGATCGTGTCAAAGTACTAAACCCTAGTGCTCACTTTTACCCTGTGAAGGATTAGAAATGAGTGCTTCGCTTATGATCTGTTGATCCTCTAAACCGTCAGATGCTTGCCTTGATGACTTCGGTTTCCAGTATATGAAATAGAGAATCAGCTGAGCAGTTCCAAGTAAAAATCCACTTCCATTTGGAATCTGCAGATAATTCACCAGTCGCATGGGTCAAAAATATTTTATAATAACTAAAACAATTATATAGTACGTACGTCAACCATTAATTAATGGCTTTTGCACGTTGTAGATCCATGTTGGATAAGAACTTACTCCAACAAACAAGTCTTTCGCAAGAATGGCATACACTGTCCAAACTCCTCCattaagaaaaaagatgaaagagagaaggaaaggcATGTACTCCACACTCTTTAACGCCACCACAGTTTTCTGCACATATATTCAttaattagaagaagaaaaactcaatTACTCTAATCTACTGTACTACTTAGAAGTCAAAGTACACCAATAATTGATATAGACTTTGCATGAGTATGTGGTCTGAGCACACATTCATCCTATTTAATATCGACATAATATTGAGATTTTATATTGGCATATGTAGTGTTTTGTTGTCATACTGTCGGGTAAGAGAACATTTCGTAAGTTGAGTTAAAAGTCTTACCATAGCTGAAAGAGGGGAAGCATATGCAATCATGCTGAAGATTACACACCAGAGTCCAGCAACATCGATCCTTTTATCTCCGTCTAGCAGAAAGTGAGTAAGTAAAATTGTTGCTCCGGGAAATGCAACATCCAGAACTATAACTAGTATCGCAGTCCTAACCTAAGATCGATCATATAACAATTTAAGATAAGTAACTTGTACAATCTCAGACACTTAATTTTGTGGAAGCTAAAGAAGGAAACATTATGAATTAGTAAATGAACTTACCTTCATTCTTGGTGGTGCAAAAAGTAGAAATATGGTAAGGAAAACAATCTCGACAGCAGCACCGAAAACATTGACAGTGGCGACGACCACGCTGTTAGGCTTAATAAATCCATAGTAAACCCAGAAGTAAGCATTCAACAGTTTGCTAATATAAGGAATACTCTCAAATTCCTCTGTTGATCTACGCTTTGCGATTCTCACAAACACGTTTCTACAACAACAATTCGAAAATATCTTTCACTTAATTAGCTGCCTGCTACACAGTACACACCATGAAATCCTATATAACAAATCAAGCTATATAATTAGGGATGTAGACTAATGAACTTACGTAGGAGAAAGGTAGAGTAATCCTGACATAATGTTGCCTGAAACAGATAGGCAGATGAAATATCAAGGTATATTCACTTTACATCAATTAGTTCCACAAATTCAAGAAGATAATGAACGACAGAGAGTTAATTGGGTTAATTAAACTTTACCTAGCACCCCAAAAATGGTAATCGAACTTATTGCCATGGTGAGCAAGAATATGAGATAGTTAACCTCAATTAATCGATCCCCGCCAAGAAAAGTAAGATTTGATGCTACACTGTATATTGGTAGGATCGGAGTCTGAAAGTGTTTTGAGCTATTTCTATATTTATCGGGATTCTCTTTGCTTGATTTCTTATTTGATGTACTTATAATACTGTTTGtgtcatttttcttctttcgaCTTTTTGGATTCTTTTTCTCTGGACTGCATAACTTGATCAACATACGGTGCACACACACCTAACAGTCTCCTTCAGCTGTTGACAAAGCTATTacaattattgtttttttaAAAGGGTCATTGACTCAAAGCACTAAAATGAACTAAAATGATTCCACTTACTctaacaacaaatttttatttcctataacccaatttaaaacaaaatgacaattttgcctttaatcaaattaataaaccccttgatctctctctctctctctctctctctctctctctctctctctctctctctctctctctctctctctctctctctctctctctctctctctctctctctctctctctctctctccaccctgCAAAGCTCCAACGCCAACTCTGCCTACTACTAGACTTCGGCCGCCCACCATGGCGTCGTCACTAGCGACTGGCTCACCTAGGCTCAGACCGCCGTGGCCGAAACCCCGACGAACAGGGGTCGGTTGTCACCGCCGTCGACCTCAACTACCGTCGTCGTCgactccatctctctctctctctctcccctccctcTCGCCGCCGTCGTTACATGGTCTTAGTTTCAGCAACAGCATCCTCGGTTTTCCAGAAACAGCTATGGATCTTCCTCTGCCTTCTGCTTGTTCTTCGTGCTCGATGCTTCTACCTCCTGATGTCGCTTTACAGATAGAGAGCATGGCCTCCAAGAGCTCTACGAGATCGAGCTCAGCGGCCGATTCGTACATACGGAGCTTGATTAGTTTGACTTCCAAGACTGATATGAAAGCGTGCTTTCCAAAATAAACACTGAAGAGTCCAGTATTGGACGCCGAAACGGTAAATTTCATTGGATTTTGTATCGGTTTTGTTTTACCCATGGCTAATTGTATCGAATTGATCTTTGTTAAGTTAATTTACTGGCTCTATTGTGGTGTAGGATAGAAGTTGTGGTAATTGTGGACCTGTTGTTGGAATTTGACTGTCAGTAAATTTGAAAAGATTGTACAGTGCTTGTAATTATGGTTCAATCTCGGAGTTTTGTAATTGCAATACTTTGATTTTCGATTCACTGtcagttcttttttctttttttttagtaaaatgGGGACTATtaaaagtctattggggggcaatagacatttttaaattgatataatctcttcgtttttttctttaatcaaagttttatttgtctaattttaggaagattagttctcatccCGGCTACCAAAAgttctattagagggcaatagacatctattgggggcaatagacgtctattggggggcaatagacgtctattggggggcaatagaggtttattgcccttttattggggggtaatagacgtctattagggggtaatTGAGAGCAATAcacgtctattggggcaataaatctttccggcgacctatgaaatctccgacgacctctttggggatctccggtgaggttttcagaaaaatccagTGGGCggtggccggtgaccggaatcctgcgAAAGTTGGCCATAATCAGgagaccggtgaccggaatccggcggctgGTGACCGGCTTcggtgaagtctcctatggtttctctctctctctctctctctctctctctctctctaagtaacaaaaggctgagggtaaaatggtattaaaaaaaaaaaaacaaaatcttaatggggtattagggaagacctccttagaatgttttgggtaaaagagaattaaaaaaacttaatggggtaagtgggaaaaaaatctctagaaatggggtaaattgacaaaaatccTTTTTTAAAAAGCCTGACAAATTAAATATGAGCATAAAATTAGTTTTAAATAAAACtagccccttaacatgtgcTCCGCATATGTCagtcaatttatttttttatttttttaaattaaaaaagttacaaCAATTTCTGTCCTGTTCAAGTAaaactctaatttgtgtttggcccaaactctaggttacttaacctagtggtaatagggtttaattagaagaatctagagattatctttccttgtatgattcagactctatgcattgtaatcctctatataaagagatccctattatcaatgagaatacacagcaatttacTCTCAAttccgtttccctaaaacacgttatcagcatgaagccctaaccctgaaaccttaATATTATAGTCTTCAAACCC
This portion of the Rosa chinensis cultivar Old Blush chromosome 1, RchiOBHm-V2, whole genome shotgun sequence genome encodes:
- the LOC112176490 gene encoding bidirectional sugar transporter SWEET17 produces the protein MAISSITIFGVLGNIMSGLLYLSPTNVFVRIAKRRSTEEFESIPYISKLLNAYFWVYYGFIKPNSVVVATVNVFGAAVEIVFLTIFLLFAPPRMKVRTAILVIVLDVAFPGATILLTHFLLDGDKRIDVAGLWCVIFSMIAYASPLSAMKTVVALKSVEYMPFLLSFIFFLNGGVWTVYAILAKDLFVGIPNGSGFLLGTAQLILYFIYWKPKSSRQASDGLEDQQIISEALISNPSQGKSEH